Proteins from a single region of Diorhabda sublineata isolate icDioSubl1.1 chromosome 2, icDioSubl1.1, whole genome shotgun sequence:
- the LOC130453028 gene encoding uncharacterized protein LOC130453028 codes for MQQQNAQLELQNQQQQAQIDLQNQQQQIVINSDPVSIHQSLDENLQGDIILNSNLSPQELYQLVNANYPHFNFQKTTSPSKNPLFQVNADFLEQFPKDSAHIASDKITFQPEYQSFNYDEQSHQKSLAKKDMTNYNEENDKGISSRNSVDPLDEADLVKNYFDARTDIAENKVEQDNKSSTKDGLEEKLMEATLYSSLPNKEVAERLAQLQTAGKINSNLMKLSNTKQISNAPLTIVMSDEYETEEETIKGRRKEESEANSHDYDDIEGNISSEEVNSEYGHRIKPKKRAE; via the exons ATGCAGCAACAAAACGCTCAACTTGAACTACAGAATCAACAGCAGCAAGCGCAAATAGATCTTCAAAATCAACAACAGCAAATTGTGATCAATAGTGATCCGGTGTCAATACATCAATCTTTAGACGAGAATCTGCAAGGagatataatattgaacagtAATTTAAGTCCTCAAGAGCTGTATCAACTTGTCAATGCCAATTATCCTCATTTCAATTTCCAGAAAACAACATCTCCTTCT AAGAATCCATTGTTTCAAGTCAACGCAGATTTTCTGGAACAGTTTCCAAAAGATTCCGCCCATATAGCATCTGATAAAATAACATTCCAACCAGAATACCAATCGTTTAATTATGACGAACAATCTCACCAGAAGAGTTTAGCAAAAAAAGACATGACCAACTACAATGAAGAAAATGACAAAGGAATATCGTCAAGAAATTCAGTAGATCCTTTGGATGAAGCtgatttggtaaaaaattatttcgacgCTAGAACTGATATAGCGGAAAATAAAGTTGAACAGGATAATAAAAGTTCAACTAAAGACGGTTTAGAAGAGAAGTTGATGGAAGCCACTTTATATTCATCTTTACCAAACAAAGAAGTTGCTGAACGCTTAGCTCAGCTTCAAACTGCtggaaaaataaatagtaatctcaTGAAATTAAgtaatacaaaacaaatatcCAATGCCCCGTTGACTATTGTAATGTCCGACGAATACGAAACGGAAGAAGAAACTATTAAGGGCCGTCGGAAGGAAGAAAGTGAAGCAAATTCACACGATTATGATGATATTGAAGGGAATATCAGTTCAGAAGAAGTAAACTCTGAATATGGACATAGAATAAAACCAAAGAAGCGAGCAGAATAA